The window GAATGTTATAGCCTTTGTAGCCATTTGCATATAATCGCATGAAGAGATCATAATCTTCAGTACGACAAGTTTCCTTGGCTATACGATATCCATTAACAGATAATAATGCATCTCTACGAAAAAAAGATGCGGCATGGCAAAAAGGGGTCCCCCATAAAAAACTTTTTTTACATGGATATTCTACCCCTTTCCTAATAACAGACTCTCCGGACTCATTGTATATAATATGAGCTGACGAAACGATGGCATAGTCAGGATTATCGTCTAGGAAGTTATTCTGCAATTCAAAACGATGAGGATAGCTAAAATCGCTATCATCCATTCTCGCAATATATTCTCCACTTGAAACTGATAAACAGTTATTTAATGTGGCACCTAACTTTAAATTTTTATTGTTTTTAATAATTATTACACGAGGATCAAATGAAGATAAGTTTAATAAAATATTATAAGTATCATCAGTAGAAGAATCGTCACAAATAATAAACTCCCAATCTGAAAATGTTTGTTTCTGAATACTTTCTATAGCTGCAATAACGCGCTGTCCTGAATTATAACACCCCATTATAACAGAAATTTTTGGCATATAAAATTAAATTTTTATTATAGAATTAGAATAATTTAAATCATGATAAAAATAAAAAAATATAAAAAAGCATATTATTATTATATTAACACATACTATAAAACAATTTTTTATCATTTGATTTATTATATATTTATTTTTAATGTAGTATTTTATAATATATTTAAGATTTTATATGTTTTTTATAAAAAGTAAAAATAAATAAAAATATATTAGAAATTAAGGATAGCGAGATAATCCTGCCTTTAATTGACTTCATCTTAAAAATTAAATATTTTTTTTCATATTTATTTAGTTTAAATATTTTTTTAAATTTTTTTCTAGTTGTATTGTTCATGGAAATATAATCAGATGATATGCTAGTTATTTTATTGAACAAAAATACATCTCTAAAATCATTAATTACTTTTTCTTTAGCTAACAGATTTTCTATATCTTGATAAACATCAGCAATCACAAGCAATCTTTCATCTGAACACTTTCCGATTTGATATGGGTTGGAGCGATAAAAATAAAGCGATTCATTTAAAAAGCAAATCCGATCTGCAAAAATACAGCCCATCCAATGTGGCTTTTGATCTTGTGCCCTACGGAAATTTG of the Candidatus Margulisiibacteriota bacterium genome contains:
- a CDS encoding glycosyltransferase; this encodes MPKISVIMGCYNSGQRVIAAIESIQKQTFSDWEFIICDDSSTDDTYNILLNLSSFDPRVIIIKNNKNLKLGATLNNCLSVSSGEYIARMDDSDFSYPHRFELQNNFLDDNPDYAIVSSAHIIYNESGESVIRKGVEYPCKKSFLWGTPFCHAASFFRRDALLSVNGYRIAKETCRTEDYDLFMRLYANGYKGYNIQEALYRYYLPLDGMKKRRLIKYRINEAIVRYKGFKSLGLLPLGLPYVFKPIVVSLFPHRILQFLHNKGI